From Sphingobium sp. EP60837, a single genomic window includes:
- a CDS encoding replication initiator protein A: MASKKDARDDTQVDLFLPQLTALPLRDQRETMERPFFSLSKRKRLKPIDYVSPDRKVTVHVSANSEYGLATIYDLDILIYCASVLIEYKRQGKNDIPQTLHVVPYDMLSTLKRDVGGRAYELLGNALDRLQSTTVKTNIRSGDAVETTFSWIDSHSQLKDRNGQVRGMRITLAKWFYDGVLMEGGVLAIDPAYFSLTGGRERWLYRVARKHAGGAGSDGFSIAMPTLYEKSGAEGDYRRFKFEMAKIVRENGLPGYSLELIQREGTEPMLRMTRRDAERQGAPLPSAPLQKPSTPKESETQASDKNPISFPAEGPISFGAFGAIARANLPSPQRDHSAVAVEFRNFLQTREIAFDAPNITQIFATFCSKQRPAS, encoded by the coding sequence ATGGCCTCAAAAAAGGATGCGCGCGACGATACTCAGGTTGACCTGTTCCTTCCGCAGCTCACCGCCCTCCCCTTACGCGACCAGCGGGAAACGATGGAGCGGCCCTTTTTTTCTCTGTCCAAACGCAAACGTCTAAAACCAATCGACTATGTCAGTCCCGATCGCAAGGTGACGGTCCATGTGAGCGCCAACTCTGAGTACGGGCTGGCTACTATCTACGACCTCGACATTCTGATTTACTGCGCGTCGGTTCTCATTGAGTACAAACGTCAGGGCAAAAACGATATCCCCCAGACATTGCATGTCGTTCCATATGATATGCTATCAACTCTGAAGCGCGACGTAGGCGGCCGAGCGTATGAATTGCTCGGCAATGCACTTGACCGTCTCCAATCGACTACCGTGAAGACGAATATCCGCTCGGGCGATGCAGTTGAAACGACGTTTTCGTGGATTGACAGCCACAGCCAGCTCAAGGACCGCAACGGTCAAGTTCGTGGGATGCGGATTACGCTTGCTAAGTGGTTTTATGATGGCGTCCTTATGGAAGGAGGAGTTCTTGCCATTGACCCGGCGTATTTCTCATTAACGGGAGGGCGCGAACGCTGGCTTTACCGTGTTGCTCGTAAGCACGCCGGGGGCGCAGGTTCGGACGGGTTTTCGATTGCAATGCCGACACTATACGAAAAGTCGGGTGCGGAGGGCGACTACAGACGCTTCAAGTTTGAGATGGCGAAGATCGTGCGAGAGAACGGATTGCCGGGGTACTCGCTCGAGCTGATCCAGAGAGAGGGCACTGAGCCAATGCTGAGGATGACGAGACGCGATGCGGAACGTCAAGGGGCCCCCCTACCCTCCGCGCCGCTTCAAAAACCTTCAACCCCAAAAGAGAGTGAAACGCAGGCGTCTGATAAAAACCCGATCAGCTTTCCCGCCGAGGGCCCAATTTCTTTTGGGGCATTTGGCGCCATTGCGCGCGCAAATCTTCCCAGTCCTCAACGTGACCATTCGGCCGTTGCGGTTGAGTTCCGCAATTTTTTACAGACCCGTGAAATTGCCTTTGATGCGCCAAACATCACCCAAATATTTGCAACATTTTGCTCTAAGCAGCGGCCCGCTAGCTGA
- a CDS encoding type IV secretion system DNA-binding domain-containing protein has protein sequence MAGKDIRTNGQNIPLSHHSARGEVQRNSGNFTRGSQLLSHELMMWLSGAKMPVIFWFFVFLSCWFGIMSVKLDEHGFQLICMKVYAELWDWVDLDPMKRVNVTLASGKIVRTIMSAVPYIPDVIRAWAVAMKGLLGSFLLSVFITVPAAIAFVDMSKRRGKSILQERHERGAMLVDVELLRSEIIEHNRIKFEEDVAQLCPGMKPADVLRLPFADRKGRGIHHPYSLGGIPFPYRLEQSHVMLIGTTGSGKTTELRSLVAQMRARQDSAVIFDLTGAYVESFYDPARDTILNPMDERCPAWSIFNDCSTHSDFTSAAAALIPSDGGSSEPFWALAARTLFIEMCIRLIERGEATNLALSENLMTADLGRVHRYLSNTIADPLTAPEAARMAESIRAVFNTNAQVLRFLPEEGEPFSIRRWITGEKKPGAILFITSHYLDLPMNKALLTLWMDLAINNLMAMPRTRSLRTWFIFDELGALHRLPAIENGLQTARAYGGAMILGLHSFEKLVEVYGEHGAKNLASLARSKLILATSDLDTAEQCARYIGNREVRQMDEAYSYGYNNTRDASTLTPRKQTEPLVIADDITNLPSLHAFVKFPDGFPAARLVLQYKDYPSVAAGFVRRKEVRPIRSRRGEGAFQEEGQSGEAGGRDGAAQVIENVTYPTVPDSVQDQERHGPAAGEVESQDGVRTEPIRDPLVDAARQRSGDAAAHSKGGEQRETAPQERDRTERGYRQAPAVPVVEDQTLIELRQDLSAGLDGNDFGI, from the coding sequence ATGGCCGGTAAGGACATCCGCACCAACGGGCAGAACATCCCGCTCAGCCATCATTCGGCGCGCGGCGAAGTACAGCGCAATTCGGGCAATTTCACGCGCGGCAGCCAGCTCCTTTCTCACGAACTGATGATGTGGCTTTCGGGCGCGAAAATGCCCGTCATCTTTTGGTTCTTTGTGTTCCTCAGCTGCTGGTTTGGCATCATGTCGGTGAAGCTTGATGAGCATGGTTTTCAGCTCATCTGCATGAAGGTCTATGCCGAGCTTTGGGACTGGGTCGATCTCGATCCGATGAAGCGCGTCAACGTCACCCTGGCGAGCGGCAAGATCGTGCGCACCATCATGTCAGCCGTACCGTATATCCCGGACGTGATCCGCGCCTGGGCGGTGGCCATGAAAGGGCTGCTTGGATCCTTCCTGCTGTCGGTCTTCATCACCGTTCCTGCAGCCATCGCCTTTGTCGATATGTCCAAAAGGCGGGGAAAGTCGATCCTTCAGGAACGGCATGAGCGCGGCGCCATGCTGGTTGATGTCGAATTGCTGCGATCGGAGATCATTGAGCATAACCGGATCAAGTTCGAAGAGGATGTAGCGCAGCTCTGTCCCGGCATGAAGCCTGCGGACGTTTTGCGTCTCCCATTTGCCGATCGAAAGGGGAGGGGGATCCATCACCCGTACAGCCTTGGCGGCATCCCCTTTCCCTATCGGCTCGAGCAGTCCCATGTCATGCTGATCGGCACCACCGGTTCGGGCAAGACCACTGAGCTGCGGAGCCTCGTTGCGCAGATGCGCGCGCGGCAGGACAGCGCTGTAATCTTCGATCTGACCGGCGCTTATGTGGAGTCCTTTTATGATCCCGCGCGCGACACAATTCTCAATCCCATGGATGAACGTTGCCCAGCCTGGTCCATATTCAACGACTGCTCGACGCATAGCGATTTTACCTCAGCGGCGGCCGCGCTCATCCCTTCTGACGGCGGGTCCTCCGAACCCTTCTGGGCGCTCGCTGCCCGCACGCTGTTCATCGAAATGTGCATCCGGCTGATCGAGCGGGGCGAGGCCACCAATCTTGCTCTTTCTGAAAATCTGATGACGGCGGATCTGGGGCGCGTTCACCGCTATTTGTCGAACACGATCGCGGACCCGCTCACGGCGCCGGAAGCGGCGCGCATGGCGGAGTCGATCCGCGCCGTTTTCAACACCAATGCGCAGGTGCTGCGCTTCCTGCCTGAAGAGGGGGAGCCCTTCTCCATCCGGCGGTGGATAACGGGCGAAAAGAAGCCCGGCGCGATCCTGTTCATCACCTCCCATTATCTCGATCTCCCGATGAACAAGGCGCTCCTCACCCTCTGGATGGACCTTGCCATTAACAACCTCATGGCAATGCCGCGAACACGCTCGCTGCGCACCTGGTTCATCTTCGACGAGCTCGGCGCGCTGCACCGTTTGCCCGCCATTGAGAACGGCCTTCAGACGGCGCGTGCCTATGGCGGCGCGATGATCCTTGGCCTCCATAGTTTTGAAAAGCTGGTGGAGGTTTATGGCGAGCATGGCGCGAAAAATCTGGCTTCGCTCGCGCGCTCCAAACTGATCCTCGCCACGTCCGATCTCGACACTGCCGAACAGTGCGCGCGCTATATCGGCAACCGGGAAGTGCGCCAGATGGATGAGGCCTACAGCTACGGCTACAACAACACCCGTGATGCCTCGACCCTGACGCCGCGCAAGCAGACCGAACCGCTGGTCATCGCCGACGACATCACGAACCTTCCCTCGCTCCATGCCTTCGTCAAATTTCCCGATGGCTTTCCGGCGGCGCGGCTTGTGCTGCAGTATAAAGATTACCCTTCGGTCGCAGCCGGCTTCGTCCGTCGTAAGGAGGTAAGGCCGATCCGCTCGCGGCGCGGGGAGGGGGCCTTTCAGGAAGAGGGTCAGAGCGGCGAAGCGGGTGGTCGCGACGGCGCCGCGCAGGTGATCGAGAATGTCACCTACCCGACCGTTCCAGATAGTGTGCAGGATCAGGAGCGCCATGGGCCCGCCGCTGGAGAGGTGGAGTCACAGGATGGGGTGCGCACAGAGCCCATTCGCGACCCGCTGGTCGATGCAGCGCGGCAGCGGAGCGGCGACGCCGCTGCCCACTCCAAAGGCGGTGAGCAGCGAGAGACGGCTCCCCAGGAGCGGGACCGGACCGAACGCGGGTACAGGCAGGCACCTGCCGTTCCCGTGGTGGAGGATCAGACGCTTATCGAGTTGCGACAGGACCTGTCCGCGGGTCTTGATGGCAATGATTTCGGGATCTGA
- a CDS encoding single-stranded DNA-binding protein — protein MINFAKFEVIGNVGAIQASGNVTHLKIASNFRRKNGEEWVDDTNWNRVTIFNERYRKTIAERLRVGDLIFAEGTMRDTSYEREGETVFTTDRIVEKFGILSSNAGAD, from the coding sequence ATGATCAATTTCGCCAAATTCGAAGTCATTGGCAATGTCGGTGCAATCCAGGCCAGCGGCAATGTCACCCATCTCAAGATCGCCAGCAATTTCCGCCGCAAGAACGGCGAGGAATGGGTCGATGACACTAACTGGAACCGCGTCACCATCTTCAATGAGCGTTACCGCAAGACTATCGCCGAACGTCTCCGGGTGGGCGACCTGATTTTCGCTGAGGGTACCATGCGCGACACCTCCTACGAGCGCGAGGGCGAAACCGTCTTCACCACCGATCGGATTGTCGAGAAATTTGGTATTTTATCGTCGAATGCCGGCGCGGACTGA
- a CDS encoding ArdC family protein — protein MTRKPSAQPSEVARIDVYQEVTNQIITLLEAGSRPWSPSWGSGAASLPLRHEGTAYRGVNVLLLWSASMSRGYTNPYWMTYRQASQLGGQVRKGEKGNLVVHAGTFTPKGEAEQEREGEEGEDRARSYLKKYVVFNVEQIDGLDMSQYPAPVVEVKNRDQRDAELDAAFTRYGVPYTEGGNEAYYMPATDNIRMPSFAAFISGNAFYATLAHEMVHASGHKSRLDRETLHRYSKSTAIRAAEELVAEVGAAMLCAQLGMAPTQREDHAAYVADWLEILHGDKRAIFGAATAAQAASEFILAQMAAPATACAA, from the coding sequence ATGACCCGCAAGCCTTCCGCCCAACCTTCCGAGGTCGCGCGTATCGACGTTTACCAAGAGGTGACCAACCAGATCATCACCCTGCTGGAGGCGGGCAGCCGCCCATGGTCGCCCAGTTGGGGCTCCGGCGCTGCATCGCTTCCGCTCCGGCACGAGGGGACCGCCTATCGTGGAGTGAACGTCCTTCTGCTTTGGTCTGCGTCCATGTCGCGCGGATACACCAATCCCTATTGGATGACGTACAGGCAGGCCAGCCAGCTGGGTGGGCAGGTCAGGAAGGGCGAGAAGGGCAATCTTGTTGTCCATGCCGGCACCTTCACGCCAAAGGGTGAAGCCGAGCAGGAAAGGGAAGGGGAGGAGGGCGAAGACCGCGCCCGTTCCTATCTGAAAAAATATGTCGTGTTCAACGTCGAGCAGATCGACGGCTTGGACATGAGCCAATATCCCGCTCCAGTTGTCGAAGTGAAAAATCGCGATCAGCGTGACGCAGAGCTTGATGCCGCCTTCACTCGCTATGGTGTCCCCTATACCGAGGGCGGCAACGAAGCCTATTATATGCCTGCTACCGACAATATTCGGATGCCGTCGTTCGCAGCCTTCATAAGCGGCAATGCTTTCTACGCCACATTAGCGCACGAGATGGTGCACGCGAGTGGTCACAAGTCGCGCCTCGATCGGGAGACGTTGCACCGATACAGCAAAAGCACTGCAATCCGGGCTGCCGAGGAACTTGTGGCCGAGGTCGGCGCAGCCATGCTTTGCGCGCAGCTTGGTATGGCGCCGACCCAGCGCGAGGATCATGCCGCATACGTGGCGGACTGGCTCGAGATTTTACACGGTGACAAGCGGGCCATTTTCGGCGCCGCGACTGCCGCGCAGGCCGCCAGCGAATTCATCCTTGCCCAGATGGCCGCGCCTGCAACCGCCTGCGCCGCCTGA
- a CDS encoding CHC2 zinc finger domain-containing protein, producing MKNWRSNQFKQDVERAKARFDLSHIVGRHVKLRKAGNEHVGLCPFHNEKTPSFRVNDAKGVFHCFGCGAGGDAIDFIMNFEGREFVDAVAILLGEASLPEAAPRDRAALVRQEKADRAAAVLAAQAEWQDTRSIKGTPAELYLASRGITADVPASVRYSRMALWRDKKTGSGGRRCSALVLGAQDRRGKIVGIQSIFLTEGGQKADMANPKLSLGQIRGSAVRLAPPAKRIILIEGPEDGLTMRMKSPKVPVWITLGTGSMPYVDLPDEVEHVTLAGDNNAAGRAAVERAAEEYKAQGRRVDAIFPNRRYEDWNDEHLGIRMKK from the coding sequence ATGAAGAACTGGCGTAGCAATCAATTCAAGCAGGACGTCGAGCGCGCAAAAGCGCGCTTTGACCTCAGCCACATTGTTGGGCGACATGTGAAGCTTCGCAAAGCAGGCAATGAACATGTCGGCCTTTGCCCCTTCCACAATGAGAAGACACCGAGCTTCCGCGTCAATGATGCGAAGGGGGTATTTCATTGCTTTGGCTGCGGCGCGGGGGGCGATGCCATAGACTTCATCATGAATTTTGAGGGCCGCGAATTTGTCGATGCTGTCGCCATTCTGCTCGGAGAAGCGAGCTTGCCGGAGGCGGCCCCACGGGATCGGGCCGCTCTGGTGCGACAGGAGAAGGCGGACCGCGCTGCGGCTGTTCTGGCCGCGCAGGCCGAATGGCAGGACACCCGAAGCATCAAGGGCACGCCTGCAGAGCTTTATCTCGCCTCGCGGGGCATCACCGCTGATGTTCCTGCAAGCGTGCGATATAGCCGCATGGCACTCTGGCGCGACAAAAAGACCGGCTCTGGTGGGCGCCGCTGTTCGGCTCTGGTGCTCGGAGCGCAGGATCGCCGCGGTAAGATCGTTGGCATCCAAAGTATCTTCCTGACGGAGGGCGGCCAAAAGGCCGACATGGCAAACCCTAAGCTCAGCCTGGGGCAGATCCGTGGCAGCGCTGTTCGGCTTGCGCCGCCGGCAAAGCGGATCATCCTGATCGAAGGCCCGGAGGATGGGCTGACCATGCGAATGAAATCGCCCAAGGTTCCCGTCTGGATCACCCTGGGCACCGGCTCCATGCCCTATGTCGACCTACCTGACGAGGTGGAGCACGTGACGCTAGCGGGCGATAATAATGCTGCAGGTCGAGCGGCGGTTGAGCGAGCGGCAGAGGAATATAAGGCCCAGGGCAGAAGGGTGGATGCGATCTTCCCGAACCGCAGATATGAGGATTGGAATGATGAGCATCTGGGTATCAGGATGAAAAAATAA
- a CDS encoding DUF7146 domain-containing protein — MSVGGGADKAGAPVLIVPVGEDACVVAIHRTFLRPEGKGKAAIAKPRDCWVTLAAEPCGGVAFPSMASCGVPKGWRMPPAS, encoded by the coding sequence TTGTCAGTTGGTGGTGGTGCGGACAAGGCGGGCGCGCCCGTTCTTATCGTTCCTGTCGGGGAGGACGCGTGTGTGGTCGCGATCCATCGCACCTTTTTGCGTCCTGAGGGGAAGGGCAAGGCTGCGATCGCCAAGCCAAGAGATTGCTGGGTAACCCTGGCGGCTGAGCCGTGCGGTGGGGTGGCATTCCCGTCTATGGCATCTTGCGGCGTGCCGAAGGGGTGGAGGATGCCGCCAGCGTCATGA
- a CDS encoding AAA family ATPase: protein MLSGQILDTMISSCENAKSVLRRAAIDPSDRKTLNITMGATVAADFLGRTPEALAKAEARGRLPAPKTSNNGRRFYTVEDLIAIRETLGIKMGKLTDERAVVIAVQNFKGGVSKSTTSKHLADYLALRGYRVLVVDCDPQASMSVMFDVDLEGLVDETHTLSNFLSPRIDEADSFRKTIRSTAWPNIDICPANLGLQDTEWELTATIEEGPQAIAGAFRMLRIGLEEVRYDYDVIILDPPPAMGFLGVNTLSAADGLLIPVPARQLDYLSTIHFMQTCREAMSLVSKFDATVDYGFIRVVCTMFQPNRTNEAQMLQVMEKTYAGQMLSTPILLSEEIKNAGIAMSSIYEINKPYGSHQTYTRCRDNLNLVFRELEKDICKQWPSRLTQLGTDRLTEAA from the coding sequence ATGTTATCGGGCCAGATTCTGGATACCATGATCAGCTCATGTGAGAACGCCAAAAGCGTTCTCCGTCGGGCCGCCATAGACCCTTCCGATCGGAAGACCTTGAACATAACTATGGGCGCTACCGTAGCTGCTGATTTTCTTGGCCGTACGCCCGAAGCTCTGGCGAAAGCGGAAGCTCGCGGCCGCCTCCCCGCGCCAAAAACCTCAAACAACGGCAGACGTTTCTACACGGTGGAAGACCTGATCGCCATTCGTGAGACTCTCGGCATCAAGATGGGCAAACTTACTGATGAGCGCGCTGTTGTGATTGCGGTCCAAAACTTCAAAGGTGGCGTTAGCAAGTCAACCACCTCTAAGCATTTAGCAGATTACTTAGCCCTCCGTGGGTATCGTGTTCTTGTTGTTGACTGCGATCCTCAGGCTTCCATGAGCGTAATGTTCGATGTGGATCTCGAGGGATTAGTAGATGAGACACATACGCTCTCCAATTTTCTGTCACCGCGTATCGACGAGGCCGACTCATTTCGTAAAACAATCAGATCCACTGCTTGGCCTAACATCGACATCTGTCCCGCCAACCTTGGCCTTCAGGACACTGAGTGGGAATTGACGGCGACGATTGAAGAAGGTCCTCAAGCAATTGCCGGCGCATTTCGCATGTTGCGCATTGGACTTGAGGAAGTTCGCTATGATTATGACGTCATTATCCTCGATCCACCTCCGGCCATGGGTTTTTTGGGAGTCAACACTTTAAGTGCGGCCGACGGCCTCCTCATACCAGTTCCCGCGCGCCAACTAGACTATCTTTCGACGATACACTTCATGCAGACCTGCCGCGAAGCGATGAGTCTGGTTTCAAAATTCGATGCAACCGTTGACTATGGCTTCATTCGAGTCGTTTGTACGATGTTTCAGCCGAACCGCACCAACGAAGCCCAAATGCTTCAGGTTATGGAAAAGACCTATGCTGGACAAATGCTTTCCACACCTATCCTGCTATCTGAAGAAATAAAGAATGCAGGTATCGCAATGTCCTCAATTTACGAAATTAATAAGCCATACGGATCACATCAGACATATACTCGGTGCCGGGACAATTTAAACTTGGTGTTCCGAGAACTTGAGAAGGACATCTGCAAGCAGTGGCCGTCACGACTCACGCAACTCGGCACTGATCGCTTGACGGAGGCAGCATGA
- a CDS encoding IS110 family transposase, giving the protein MDIHRTFGEVVIWEEGRLRNAGRVDMTRTALEGFGKGLRSTDGVVIEATGNCMAVSRVLSPFVVRVVIANPLQVKAIAHAHVRTDKIDAGTLASLYAAGYLPEIWTPDAATERMRRLVARRFQIARHRTRIKNEVHSVLHAHLIPRCPHADLFSGVGRAWLLRQPVPDDERGAIERHIRELDRLTEDLAAIDKEIAGDALDDSAIARLLTITGVNLTVAAGIVAAIGDISRFLSPQKLVSYFGLNPRVHQSGLGAAHHGRISKVGRSHARAMLVEAAWAAAKTPGPLHAFFGRIRAKRGHQVAAVAFARKLTVLCWHLLTKQTDYRWARPALVANKRRAMELKAGKPQKKGNKPGPAHAYDVKTLRDQEMDIARHAEQAYEQFVAQWETRPKVRGRSKPAGL; this is encoded by the coding sequence ATTGATATCCACCGAACCTTTGGCGAGGTGGTGATTTGGGAAGAAGGCCGGCTCAGGAATGCCGGGCGAGTCGATATGACCCGGACGGCGCTGGAGGGGTTCGGCAAAGGACTGCGATCGACCGACGGGGTCGTGATCGAGGCGACGGGTAACTGCATGGCTGTCTCGCGGGTGCTCTCGCCGTTCGTGGTCCGCGTGGTGATCGCCAATCCGCTTCAGGTGAAAGCGATCGCCCACGCTCATGTAAGGACCGACAAGATCGATGCGGGCACGCTGGCGAGTCTGTATGCAGCCGGCTACCTGCCGGAAATCTGGACGCCGGATGCGGCGACGGAACGGATGCGGAGGCTGGTGGCACGACGCTTTCAAATTGCCCGTCACCGCACCAGGATCAAGAACGAGGTGCATTCCGTCCTGCACGCTCACCTGATCCCGCGCTGTCCGCATGCCGATCTGTTCAGCGGTGTCGGCCGTGCCTGGCTCTTGCGCCAGCCCGTGCCGGATGACGAGCGTGGCGCTATCGAACGGCACATTCGCGAGCTCGATCGGCTGACCGAAGATCTGGCAGCTATTGACAAAGAGATCGCCGGCGATGCACTCGACGATAGTGCGATTGCCCGATTGCTGACCATCACGGGCGTCAATCTGACCGTGGCGGCGGGGATTGTTGCGGCAATCGGCGACATCAGTCGCTTCTTGAGCCCGCAAAAGCTGGTGAGCTACTTCGGCCTCAACCCTCGGGTGCACCAGTCGGGGCTTGGAGCAGCCCACCATGGGCGGATCAGCAAGGTCGGCCGCAGCCACGCCAGAGCGATGCTGGTCGAAGCGGCATGGGCAGCCGCCAAGACGCCTGGGCCGTTACACGCCTTCTTTGGCCGTATCCGGGCAAAGCGCGGCCATCAGGTGGCGGCAGTTGCCTTCGCTCGCAAACTGACGGTTCTGTGCTGGCATCTGCTGACTAAGCAGACCGACTATCGCTGGGCGCGCCCCGCGCTGGTCGCCAACAAGCGACGGGCAATGGAACTCAAGGCCGGAAAACCGCAGAAGAAGGGCAATAAACCCGGCCCAGCCCATGCGTACGACGTGAAGACCTTGCGCGATCAGGAAATGGACATCGCCCGGCATGCCGAGCAGGCCTATGAGCAATTTGTTGCCCAGTGGGAGACAAGGCCAAAGGTGCGCGGACGCTCCAAACCGGCAGGGCTGTGA
- a CDS encoding ParB/RepB/Spo0J family partition protein yields the protein MSSGPARRRSLLTNAIDSLATPQALSEPAVGAAMLEEEQAGARREPSTPAFLERRGVAFDEIARTVKRLTIKLRPDECSVWPGNAREYANLTYERCASLINSIKEENGNREPVVVRRTPDAEKPYELIVGTRRHFSVSWLRENNHAEIDLVARIETLDDEGAFRLADIENRERQDVTDLERARNYLHAVDAYYNGVRSHMAARLAIGKQNLHNLLQLAELPPEVVRAFADPSDLKVRHGMKLSPLLKQPDLQEAILIAARELAQEQASRRASGQEPIEGPQVYQRLVTASPKRTERPSSRAKARVNSPDGEEIGLIVSDTKAKGMTININPKRSMNVEEILAALRPVIEAAKFAKR from the coding sequence ATGAGCAGCGGACCGGCACGCCGTCGTAGCCTCCTAACCAACGCGATCGACAGCCTTGCGACTCCGCAGGCCCTGTCTGAGCCCGCAGTGGGCGCGGCTATGCTAGAGGAAGAGCAGGCGGGGGCCCGTAGGGAACCATCGACCCCTGCATTCCTCGAGCGCCGTGGCGTCGCGTTCGACGAAATTGCTCGAACGGTGAAGCGGCTTACCATAAAGCTTCGTCCAGATGAGTGCAGCGTCTGGCCGGGCAACGCACGGGAATACGCCAATCTTACATACGAGCGCTGCGCCTCCTTGATAAACTCCATTAAGGAAGAAAACGGCAACCGTGAGCCGGTCGTAGTACGTAGGACGCCTGATGCGGAGAAACCATACGAGCTAATTGTTGGTACTCGACGTCATTTTTCGGTTTCTTGGCTGCGCGAAAATAATCACGCTGAGATTGACCTCGTCGCACGTATAGAAACATTGGATGACGAAGGCGCATTTCGCCTCGCCGATATCGAAAATCGCGAGCGCCAGGATGTAACCGATTTGGAGAGAGCTCGTAACTATCTCCATGCCGTCGATGCTTATTATAACGGGGTCCGTAGTCACATGGCAGCCCGCCTGGCGATCGGAAAGCAGAACCTGCACAACTTGCTTCAGCTCGCCGAGTTGCCCCCCGAGGTGGTTCGCGCTTTTGCTGATCCGTCCGACCTAAAGGTTCGTCACGGGATGAAGCTATCCCCACTTCTCAAACAGCCGGATCTCCAAGAGGCAATCTTGATTGCTGCACGGGAGCTCGCCCAGGAGCAGGCATCTCGTAGAGCTTCAGGTCAGGAGCCCATCGAGGGGCCGCAAGTCTACCAACGTCTTGTCACCGCGAGCCCGAAGAGAACGGAACGGCCGTCGTCTCGCGCGAAAGCAAGGGTCAACTCCCCAGACGGTGAGGAGATTGGCCTCATTGTCTCTGACACCAAAGCCAAAGGAATGACGATCAACATCAATCCGAAGCGGTCGATGAACGTTGAGGAGATTCTCGCAGCGCTTCGTCCAGTGATCGAAGCGGCGAAATTCGCCAAACGATGA
- a CDS encoding thermonuclease family protein — translation MFLAFTLLAAASTSCTVVDGDTLRCGAERIRLLGIDAPDDPSNGRCRPYPKPGAICDARLAAASKASLRQIITGPLRVTRISTDDYGRTLAMVYVRGRSLSCLQLEAGRAIYKPKWDNGWMVAGECPGAVYR, via the coding sequence GTGTTTCTTGCTTTCACGCTTCTCGCTGCCGCATCGACCAGCTGCACTGTTGTCGATGGCGACACCCTTCGCTGCGGCGCTGAGCGCATTCGGCTTCTTGGCATCGATGCCCCCGATGATCCCAGCAATGGCCGCTGTCGTCCCTATCCCAAGCCTGGCGCGATATGCGATGCGCGGCTTGCCGCCGCCAGCAAGGCGTCATTGCGGCAGATCATAACCGGCCCCTTGCGGGTGACGCGGATCAGCACTGACGATTATGGCCGGACATTGGCCATGGTCTATGTTCGGGGCCGCAGCCTCTCTTGTCTGCAACTGGAGGCGGGGAGGGCGATCTATAAACCAAAATGGGACAATGGCTGGATGGTCGCGGGCGAGTGTCCCGGCGCGGTCTATCGTTGA